In Lycium ferocissimum isolate CSIRO_LF1 chromosome 3, AGI_CSIRO_Lferr_CH_V1, whole genome shotgun sequence, the genomic window AAGTCCTTCCTCCTTATTTCCGGATTTCAATTATATTAATGTGCGCTCATATGGGAGTAGAAGCCACTACTTCATTCTTCCCCCAAGATGAACAAGTTGCTGTGTGGAGCATGAATAACACTGCTAAAAAATTTCTATTCTCCCGTTGAATTTCCCACTGAAAAATATTCAGTGGCtatttcccactgaatgtcggtggaaAAAACCTAAATAGTACTTAGTGTTTTCacaaagaaaaattagaaagtttcCCAGTGTTTCAATGGAACTTGTTTCCACACGCGTTTTCCTAGTGAGCTGATTCGATGGAATGAGGTGGGAAATTAtgttttatagcacaaatttccCGCTGAATGTCGGTGGAAAAAACCTCTGTTTCTAGTAGTGTAAGGTGGATTTTTCCGTGGATCCTCGCCATCCTTTCCCGAGTTCTCAAATATTTGCTTTTGTCTCAGTTTATTCTATTACTAGTTAATTTGTCCGCGCTTCGTGTGgtcgtgaaaaaaaaaaatcaaaatatgactAAAAAATTGCTGCTATAAATTTTATAgtgtaaatgatttttttacaAAGTACTAATAATATACGTAGCCTAAAGATAGAAATACAACTCGCAAAGTCAGGTCTAGAGATAACTCATGTAGTAAACAGAGAAAAAATTATGCATCATTTGTTTTCTACATTCATAAATTGAACACCGCATACAGCAACAATTTAGCAACATTGAACACAATTGATAAAAAGAAAACCCATATTTAGAATAAAAATTCGTAAGTTTAAAACTAATGGTAACACCTTTAATGTATATTCTTGCCACTAAAGACTCTCACCAAACAAATATAAATTCTCGATTATTTTATGACAGATGGATATAGGTCACAAAAACCTATTTATTGCATAATAACACAActtttaaaatgaaaagaaaagatagaaatgcAACATTTGCGTGTATCAAAAGTACAGAAGAGatcaaaagaatgaaattcaaaTAGAACCTAAGAAAGCAAGTGAATGTACAAAGTAatctaaaagtttaaataaCTATGTCCGAttgatgataaaaaaaaaaagcgagaGTTCGATCCTACGCTTTGCTAAATTCTTTGGTAAAAGTGTGAAGGATATAATGCTTAATATCATCATTACAACAATTCAGAAGACTTCAATTGCTTGGCACTCAAAAGCCTAGACTCTTTAATATTACTTCCTTAAACAATCTGATCAATAGTCAATAGCCTCTGGTTTATTCCCTCATCCGTTTGTATGTACTTCTAATTTCCTCAGCTTAAATGTTAAAGCTTTTGGAGCTTCCCTACTATCCCAACTATGATCCTATACAGGTAAGAGAAACGAAAAAGAACCAACTTTTTAATAGGAAAAGATGAATCAGTAATTTTTTTTGCAAATGATGGATAAAAGAAAACTAACTTCCCTTTTAATGGAGCAATAAATGTAGATAATTATAGACTTATTGATGGAGTGATTTTAATTTCAGCAAATATTTTGAGGGAAATTTAagagaaaaatgtcaaaaaattgacaaaaaagataaatagcaatagaggccatagagaggtgccacatcaccttgttatgcctaactttatattatactAGTGTACATGCCCGCGCTTTGCGcggtcataaaagaaaaatcaaagcatAACTGCATTTAAAGACCGTAGGGATGattttttcctccaaaaatatggaaaatgaaaagttgccacaaaacataaataatggAATATGACAGGTGATAAGATAACAACCATCCTTGAGACTGCTTCTTTTATTAAAGTGTGAAAATTATgttaattttttgttgttggtaatTAAACGTTTTTATTAAATGTTTTTATTACCAAGTGTCAAAATTTACAGCTCAAGAGAAAGGGAAAAACTGTCAAAACCTTTTGGCCAACATGGCCCTAACTACTACATTACTCAACGGTAGAAGATCATATTTTGTAATGTCTTTGCTAACTTTGTCTTCATATTTGCTCTGCAAAATATCTCCCATATTACCAGCCTTGTGATCATGGCTGGCCTTCTCTGCTTGATCTGAAAGGTTTAATAATTCCTTTATTGTCGTATGTTCTAAATAGTCCATGCAGTGACATCCTGTAGATTTCGGCATTTGTGAACTTCCCATTGCAGTTAGCACATGTCTTTTTAGACCCTTTATATATATCGTGACATCACTCCAATAGACGATGGTAATCATAGCTAAACCCCAACTCAAAGAATGCACAATGTGCAAGAAACAGAAAGATGCCAATAGCATTAAGAGCAGGAATATCAAATACACGAAAAATTAGGCTTTATACAAAAAAGATATGGACAAGCTCAGAGAGAACCTTGAGGAAAGTCAGGGAAAAAATTCCCGGAAAAATAAAGGACCGAGAAGAGGAGAAAGCAGCGAGAGGCATCATTGATTTTCACAACGTACAGGCAAATTTAAATCATCAATCGAAGGTTTAAAAATATCAGCTCAATTAaagcgcgcacacacacacacacacaaaaaaaaaaaaagtgaaagcaGGAATAGGAAGGCATtcatgtgttgttgttgaagtgcAATGATTAGGAGTATGGATGAAAATTTTAACTTCTAATTAGAGCAGATTTAACCCAGTAAAATCCGGCTCTTTCCTTGCTGAAAACCTGATGCAGCCTCAACCAAAATAAAGATAGAACTTACAACTGGCGATATTGGATAGACTTTGTAAGTAGGCCAAACCATcatcaataaaaagaaaaataatgaccAAGGACTGAAATTTAATGTTATTGTTATATTAATAGGAACTTTAGTATTTAATTTACTAAAGGCCTCCGTCATATCCATTTTCAAAAGATTTGCACAACGGCAGAATGCAAACTGATACTActcaaaagaaaattatgaagCTTTCCCACAGTAAAATTCATAGTACATCTTATAATGCAGCATTAAAAGAGGTGTCGAGAAAACACGGGCAGATTCAAAAAGATTTGATCCGAAGAGAGAAGGGAAGCAGCAAGGTGCATCATTGGTTATATTTCCATGAGGAAAACAGAAAATACAGAAAAGAGAGTGTTGCGAGGGCGAGTGCCTAAGCACCCATGGACCTTGAGAGTTCAAGAAATCCATAGGCCTCACCTTTTTAGCCTGATCCAAGTCTTACGGTTAATAGAGACGTACTCAGAAAATATCACTACTTCATGATCATTTTTCAAACTGCTACAAATTAGTCCATTGTTTGCAAGATTTTCACCGTTAATATCCATCGATCAAAAGGAGTTTGaggatttaattttttaaggtaATGAAGTTCAGTCTATGAGATTTGCTGAACCAAAGTAAACAGATGACTCTGGAAAAAAAGAGCTCAATAAAACATAAGCACATGATCACATGTTCCAAGTAATGCAAGTGATGGTGCACTtctcattaaaataaaataaaaatgtagatCTTGTCTCTAATATagtttttttattataattattattattattgttattattattattattatattaagaGAGTTTAACATGTTTGATATAATCAATCATTAAACAAATTTAAGATATCTGGAGACAAAATGAAAATGGCAACTTATTAAACTTGTAAAACAAAATTCAgaggaaaaaaatgagaaatgcAGTCCTAATAGTTATAAAACTTCGAAGTGTACCTAAAGTTCGCtacttgtatatatttgaaTCATAGATGTAGTTGCAAAagagtaaaaataaatattaagaggaagaaaatgagaaatttcagTCCTAACAAATTGGAGCATCCTAACAAATAGGATTTGTCCAATAACGGTTTGAAGGAGAGCATGGCTCAACATCTGCTAGCTATTACTGGTCGGGAAAAGAACATGACGCAGCATGTGTATAAAATCAGTAATAACACCTTAAAACAGGGCAATTATGCTGCAGAATTTGATATAAAGAGAAAAGGCAGATTTTCAAAATCAATAACTGTGAAAAGCCATAAGGATGCATTTTTCTTTACCAATGTGCAAAGAACAATCTATCCAACATCGAAAAGTCTCATGAAAATCTTTAAGTGAACGAAAGTAGTCTTAGAAAATCTACATGGAAATAATTGATGCGgcagaagtaaaaaaaaattggttgagAATGGAAAGCAGCATACCAGGCGGCCTGGAGGGATTTTGTGCGCTGTGCCATGAAGAAGATTTTCGAATTTCTTTGCagaatatgatatgaaaagaaaagacataTATCAAAAGCGATTACCCTGAAAATCCAAAAGGATGCATTTTCCTTAGCAATTCGGCAGAACAATTTATCCAATACTGGAAAGTCTCGTTGAAATCTGAAAGTGTTCTTGAGAGTAATTTTGTTGGCCAAAACATATGGGAGTCTAATTGTAAGTAAACGGAAGAAGTCGTAGGAAATCTACATGGTAATAATTGATGCAGTAGAAGTAAAACAAGTGCTTGAGAATGGAATAACAACATACCTGGGCGGCCTGGAGGGATTTTGTGCCCGTGAAGTATAATTCCAAAGTGATTTTGAAAGTTGTGTAGAAGAGTTTCAAATGTCTATGCGAATTGATGTTGGCAAGAACAGGGAGATAGGAAGAAGAACAGGATATCCACAGTGAAAGAAGGGAGATTTAGGAAAGGGCGCTTTTTTACCGTCGCTACTTTAGCGGCAAAATGGGCAAATCGGTGTGTTAGTTTGTTAACCTAATGGTTTATCCAGGGAAAAATGGAAATTAATTGtcaaaattatgtaaaaaagataaataggatttCTGCATTTTAGTCGCGCCATATCATCGGGCTTTTGcctgcctttatatatatatatgtatgatatatatatatatatatatatatatatatgatatatgatatgatatgatataaatatAGATTAGTTCTATTGTTCCCAATCCGCTTGTGTTTCAGGAAATCAAGCCGAAGTTAATCCATTCAACAATGTCCCCTCGAGACATTTTGTGTTAGATTTTGTCAACACCCTCTCACCAACAATCCTTCAATGCAGATACCCCTTTTTTTACTCTCAACCATTGCTGAGAAGAGAAAATGCTTAAGGTTCTATATATTCTTtcttgggaaaagggtcaaatatacccctctactttagtttaataGCTAAATATATCCCCTGTTAGtcaaaatagataaatatatcCCTTTCGTTAGTCTTACATAAATATTCCCCTTCTGTTAAGAAAgtacacaaatataccccttagTTGACAGAATCCCTAATTCCACCATTAATTATCcgatttaacttaaaaaaaccCATGCCCGGCCCGCCCCGACCcgcaaattaaattctttccatCCAAATATACTCACCACCACTACAACCGATCCAACACAACCACTACCACCACAACCAAGAATTCTTTATAACCATCCTTAACCATGTCCTCGAACATCACTGaacaaaacaaattaaaaagatcATTCGATCTCAATAAATACATTAAATCCTTAATACAGTATTGAATATCATATGCAAAATACCAAAGAAAGCATGATTGTCATCAGTCAAACatgattattataatatttcacACTTTATAAAATACTTAGGTATCCAACAGAGAGCTTTGGCTTGGAGCAAACTGAGATAAATTTTTTCAAGTATCATTGTATCACATATCCAGGTAGCTAGCAAcattaaaatcaataaaaatgaaagCTTTAGGCTCAAAAAGGCTAGAAAATCCCTGCCACAAGCCTCTTTTCTAAACAGCGGTCCTCCAAtctaaaattaaaaactaaaaatcaacAATCTCTTGAAGTTTTAGGCACAAAACAATTGGGGTTGTGGTTAAGGATGATTATGAAGAATTTACTGGTTGTGGTGGTGgaagtggtggtggtggttgtgttGGGTCGGTTGTAGTGGTGGTGGGTATATTTGGgtggaaagaatttaatttgcgAGTTGGACATgggttttttaaagttaaatcgGGTAATTAATGGTGGAATTGGAGATTCTGTCGactgaggggtatatttgtgtacTTTCTTAAcagaaggggtatatttatctactttgactaacggaaggggtatatttatctactttgatTAACGGAGGGTGTATTTAACtattaaactaaagtagaggggtatatttgacccttttcccttctttctttaatCAATTCGTTATTTCTGCGAGCTTTTGATTTGTGATTGCTTCTCATTCATCTCAGGATTACTAGATGCTTCAGGTTTAATTTCAACCCTCTACTTTTATAGCACACCTCTCGTTCAAACACCCCATCATTAGAATTTTGTACTTGAAGAAGTTGTGGCAGTGGTTTAGTGACATCCATCTAAACTAGCAAACGAGCATATGAAGTTCATTTAATTTAGTAGCGCACTCATCACTAAACAGTAGGATTTTATCCAAACCACTCCTAGTTCTACTTAAAGAAACCACACTCCAATAGTTTAGAGGGAGATTTGGTCCTCAATAcatcttttttaaaattgaacCCCCCTCCCGCCCAAAGCTTTGATAATAACATGTTGTTACTGATGGCATGTCCAAAATAAAGTGCTTCATCCCTATGCTCAGTGCTTCTAGGATTGACCACAAAATAGCCATCGTTATGGCAGAAAATTCTCGGCATGGCAATGAAGTTCCGTTGGGAAGAAATGAACCTCTCACGTTGTCTACTACTAATTTATTTCTAGCAAATGGAACTTTCTCCTGAGCTGCGGAACCAACAAGTCGATTAGAGCGTCAAATCAGCAACTTTTAAACGAATTTTCAAGTTGATGAAATTGGTCGAGTGGTCTCCGTTGGAGATGAGATTGCACGTGTTTATGATTGAAAGAGATTTAAGCTGTGGGAAGGACGATGTACCATGATACTTTCTCTTTTCTCAATCTTCGCAGGCTTGATTCTTCTTCGATAtccatatagtttttatatGCTTACTTATGTTGTaaaaaacataagaaatagcgGATATATCCGCCACTGATAAGTTCCAgtcattaaaaagaaataaaacccCATATCAATCTTCAAGAACAAAAGAAGCTAGAAAATATGTTAGTTCCCTCATTGATATTTATTCCTCAGTTCTgtcttttctttgtcttgagAAAAGATAGGAGAAAGAATTTTCAATTATATATAGTTGGAACTTTGGTAGCCGttatcaataatcaatcaaaTATATCTCAATCTCAAATAAGTtgagctcgactatattaagagaTTCACTAAATACCATGTAGACTAATTAGTGCAATCTTAACTGGTTAGAATCACCTTACGATGAACGTTGTAAGTTGTGTTTGTGCTAAAAACACTTGAAAATATAGAACAAGGAATCTACGGTACTATTTGCCAATAGAGGTCAAGATATCCTGCTTTTACCACTTGTAATTAGTCCAAAATATTGCAAGTTCTATACATCTCATTATTTATATACGAGGACATAATATTCTATACAACTCCAAATCTTCTAATATTGATACACCAGATAGGAAAATCCTTTATACATCAAGAAAAATACTATAACCTCAAGGCTCTTTCTTTCAACGGGACACAGAAGCACGGTGTGTTATCAGCAAACACAATTTTCCCCTTACATGGTGAAAGTCAAGAGTGGACTTCCTCGTTATGTCCGAGTGAATGAGATCAAAACTCCGATGTGATCGTGCTTCGTTTGATTGAAAACGCCTTTTTCTGGTGTTGTTAGTTCTCCTCGAGTCGATAAAAGGCCCTAACATAATCTTCTGCATCCCAAAGGAAAGAACCAAAAGCAACAGCCTCTAACACAAACCTCTTCATACTTGCCAACGACGTTAAAACTACTTCGTCACAATCATCGCCAAAAAGCGCAGCACACTGCTTCTCAATCAGATTCATCGTCTCTTTGAATTTCGGTTTCGTGCACATCTGCACTGTTTCATGGTCAAGACTCATAACATAAGACATAAGATTTTCTTGCTTCTCCTGCTCGATAACTGACACTGGACCGCCTGATGTCGATCCTGCATCACTGACACGACCGAAGAGAACGCTCTTTTGTTTCGACGGCCATGACCTTGAAAATAAGAGGTTGCTAGATGTAGTAATACTACCAAGATCCGAGTTGATATGATCAAAACTCTGTTCCAAATCGTACCTCAACGAGGCCGACTTCAAAAAGTATCCAAAACGAATCGAAGCAGCATAGACTACACGGATATGGAGCAACTCGGCTTGAGTAAGGGCCCATTTATCTTTTACGTTCAGCTTGTCTTCCCATCCTACAATGGCTGAAAGATGAAACTTTACAATTTCCAGTATGCCAGAGCTATGGATAGACTCGAGTTCCCAGTCCTTACAGGGCCATATCTCGAGCCTGCCATTGTACATGCATTTGGAGAGCTTAGGAACCAAGTGCACTCCAATTTTGGAGAACTTGTAAACTATTAACATGTACATAACTTCCTCAACAGCATTTCGACATTCCAGCTCTCTCAGCTCAGAAATTCTCCTGGCATTTCATCATATATTCAAAATTTTAGTAAACCACAGAAGTATCAAGGAATCAAACAAGAAGTGTTCAAACAATTAATCCAACCATCATAATGCAGAAACCAGCATTCATTTATCAACAATTTGATAATTAGTGCGATGATTACGCACCTAAACATAACTTTGGCATTTTAATCCACACAATAATTGGTTCCTACTAAGTTTAAGGCTGCAATATCGTTCTTCGTTTTCTCCTTTAGTCAGAGGCTATTATCAAAGAcagttttgtatatatatatatagagcaaGTTCAGCTTCCTTAAAATGCCACAAGAAAATGTAATATTGCAGTAAATATACTCTTCTCTAATGTTTTTGTCTCAAAGTAGAGGCGTTTTGCGAAGTGAAGTTAACATTACCTTTTCAAGAATTACATAAATTAACTTATGTCATCATTGGTAACATCTATTCAAGTTTCAGCGAGTCCCTCCTGCGAAATGCAAGAACAATATTTCTGGGACATACAACAATTCACAATTTCCTATATCTCAATTTACGTGACATAATTAGTGTTACTATCAAAAAGTGATAAGTCAATGTTACTGATGCTACCTCAGCTCCAGCAACTATTGTCAAAGTCTAACCAGTAATATCCTCTTTGTACATCGGAAAAAAACAGATGAATCATCTTCAGCAACACCGAATAAAACAAAGATTTGGAGAACAAACTCCACCCTTACTCAAGTACCACAAAATTCAGACACACAAAGATAAAGAAACTTCTTAACTCCAAGCACCTATATATAACTGGACTAGTGAATACACTATACACCAAAATTCGTGCGGAAAAAACATATTAAGTCCTTCACCACATCAATAAACTTTAAAAATGCAATTCTGCAATTCTATCTATACCTTTTACACTATCAGTATGCGTTATTTTTTTAGGTTAGTAATCTCACTTGATAAGAGATGACCTGATATAAGTTAAAACTCAACAAGAGTAAGGTTAAGTTGACCTGCAATAACATATAATTCTACATACTAAGCCTCAAAGGTGACCTGTAAAATAGAGTAATAACCTACTATGACCTGTTAAATTACACTTGTTGTCAcagtatataacttaaaactcTGATGACAGGACATGAGCACAACCTGTGCGTCTGCTGCTAGTAACAACAATGCGGAGAGTAAGGTTAGTAATCCCACTTATCATGGACAGTTACTTGAAATTATCTCTTAAGTCACCTGAGGGTTGTTTGGTTCGGAAAAAGTTATCCCACCCTCCCAACACTACAATCCGGGATAGTTAATCATGGGATTAGTTATACCATAATTTTATCTCAACCAAACTGAGATAAAGGCATCTCAAATttaatcccaaaattatttattcCTTATCCCTCGTACCAAACTAGCCCTTAGTGTCTATAAGTCAAACTCGACAAAACTCACATGAGTAAGGTTAAGTTGACCTACAACAACAGGTAATTCTACATATTAAGTCTCAGATGGTAAGCTATAAAACAAAGCAATGACCAGATATGGCCTGTTAAATTGGAACTGTTATCAGTGACAGTTACTTGAAATATGTGGACAGTCTATAAGTCAACAAGAGTTACCTAAGTTGACCTACAATAAAGGCAATTTTACAAGGTACTCCTCCATCCCAAATTGCCATGTTCGTTTTCAAGAGTCAAACTATTtaaactttgaccaacattaTAACGtatattttttcattaaattgACTTGAGAAAAGCTGTAACGTAATCGTAAAAAAACAGTTTATCCAATCCAATTTAGCTTTGAAAATTAGTTAGTTGATCTCGAGAAACGaaacatgacaactaatttgggacaaagggagtatataCTAAGCCTCACGTGGTAACCTATAAAATTTTATAGAGCAATAAAATACTATGACCTGTTATATTGCAACAATTGtcagtgtatataacttaaactcttacGACAATTCTTCAACGCAACACGGGAAAAGACGTGCAACACGTACCTGTGAAGAATAGCTTCATCAGAGCACAAGCTAAGATTCATACGATTAATGGTATCATCCCTTATATAACTCATCTTCATCAATTCTTGCTCCACAACCTCGTGAAACCACTCTATTTCATTCTGTAACGTGCTGCTCAACAACTTCCCTACAGGTGTTCTTGGCACTAATGGTGCAGTCAATCCACTAAACTGGCAATCAACACTACtactattactactactattattgttattgttggtattaGTACTAGCCACTATAGCTAATGTTTTTTTACTCTTTAACTTGAACAGAGTACTCTGTAAAGGAGAAAATATTATTGATGAGGGTGTTGATATTGAAAGGGTGTTTTTTAATTGGTGAGGTGGAAATTTGGGTAGTGAAATCTTGGAGTAAGAGGAGATACAGTCCATTAATTCAAGAAGAAACAgttgaggaaagaaagaacaGATTAGAGGAGTAATTGGTGAAGGAATTTATTGTTTTATCTAGCTATGAGAAACACAAGAAACAGAGAGAATTTATTATTACCATGATGGTTTTCAAGATTGTATTTTGGTGAAATTTTGTAGTAGTTTTATGATGATGGAAAGCTTAAATATTATGTACTGACTCCTAATCCGTTTGATTGAAGGATTAGTTGTAGAGTCCTAATCCAACTCAATCATGAAACCTTTTGacgattattattattattattataattatattagtaCCAAACAGTAAGTACTCCTCTGTGGCAATTATAATTTCTCGtgtcatattttcaaaaattttaccCTAAATTCGGATAtaaaaaactttaaattttttaaaataaaattttcatatttaaaacTATGTGAAAAATTactataaattataataattaataatttaaaatatttaatacatatataaaaaaattacgatcattttttaaattaattctattcgAAAGGTGCCACAAAGAGTAATGATAAATAATGTGTGGGCCACACTTATGAATTTAATGGAAAATCTAACATTGTTTTCActttgaaagttaaagattggcGAGAAAAGAGGGCAAAGGGTGGCCGGGTTTAAGACAGATATTGGGAATTGGGAGGAGGTGGCAGAGGTAAGTAGGGACAGCTAATTGAAATACAAATAGGATAAGGATTGTGAGTAATTATCAGCTAAACAGGATCCGCATATAATAATATCTCTTTATAATAGTTAAGTTTTTTTTAGAATCaaatttttatgttatatttatttttatatagcaacattttacctataatatatatatccaaTTTTGTGTAACAATACTTTCTTTATAAAATTACCCCCATATaataacaataatttttttttttttttggtaaataataattaaccatctttataaaattagAGTATCTATAATCAACAATAGTAAATATAGAGATTTTGActaaatatttgatcctttaatactctatttatgacaaataatattatatgaatatatatttttcatcattaaaagattttcCTTCTTTACACAAAGTGttattaagcttagaatttgacaattaaaaataaaacattagattttatgcttttttttgcttataacaacgaaatattatctaaatatcaatgctgttataggtgtataacgtACTTCATTCGCTATAACATTCAAAAAATTTAGGACTCAATGACCCATTCAAtctttgttatagagaggtttgactataTATAATCCCTTATATATGAAACCATTTGACTTgacaaaaaatttagaaaataaaagaagaattttgaaatttatagtCTAAAATAATTCTTGGATATTTGTGTAgatataaatcattttattaaaagtaaaatGGAAATTTAAAGTAAAGTTGCTTCTTATTATAAAACGgtgacgtttttttttttgggacataaATTGGAACTGGAAAAATATACAGTTTTATTAGTGTTAAAATCACAGTGAAGTggtaaataaaaatatagaatTTATGCTCAAGAATGGAGTCGTCCGTAATGAAAAATGTTTCGCTCAACAGAATGAGATTTGACTCATTAGTCGAGTCTAAAAGCAATACTAATATTGATGAGAAATCGAAAGGGAAAAAGATAGAAGTTTGGTCTGTTATAATAACTTAAAATAAGATATATACGGAGAGAATCATAGGTATTTTATTCTCCAGAATGTATTATTAATATATTTGAGGTCCGATAATAACGTTATGAAACTGAACCCTTATGGCAGAAAAGGAGCCTTGTATTTGTAGGAGAAGAAAATATTGTTTTCTAAAAAATGACTACTAGGTTTAGGAAAATAAATTAAGTTACCATAGTAAATTTTTCTTTGTTAAAcctatttttataataatatatgtCAACATAAGGAGTAGAGTAACAAGAGATcctctttaatataatttacaacatatatacataacttaAATTTCTCTTGTGAATGAACAAAATATGATAATCTCATCACATCATGACGTATACAGATTTGGTGAAAAATCGTATTGTTCATGGAGTTTAACTTTGACACACTATATTGATAGTGTACAAAAATTTCATATTATCAGTTTGCATAAGTACTTAGCCCGAAGATTTATTTCTTTATGGCATTGGAATTAGTTTAGAGTCTGTTTGGATTAGCTGGTTGTAAATAGGATAAGTTTTAAGTGttgaaaaaccatttttcaccaCTCAATTTTAaatgttgaaaaacatttttcacagctaaatttaaaaataaatagttACTTGTTTTGATAGCAGTGTTGAAATTGATAATAGATAGTTGGTATATTTGGTAAAAAAGTGTTGATAAGCTATTCTTTTATTATAATGACTAAATACCCTTAGTTTTTtgtaattcaaaattatatttgttaagaaaaaaaaggcgGAAAGACGATAAATATGGAGTGGAAAGggaattttgtttttcttaggAAGGGTATTTGGAgaatcaaaaaaatttcaaaaataagatCACAAAAGTTTTGATCAAATCAAAAGTGCTTATAAACTGAAAAATCGTATAGGAGTGAGTGTGaccaacttatgacttttgaatgattttgaattaTAAGGGACTTAGCTTATAAGCAGTTTGGATGTACCGAATaggtaaataagtaaaaaatgTTTATAAGCCAGTTCACCAACTTATAACCCTAGCCAAATATAGTTTACCAACTTATAACCATAGCCAAatatctttcttct contains:
- the LOC132050522 gene encoding UV-B-induced protein At3g17800, chloroplastic-like, yielding MDCISSYSKISLPKFPPHQLKNTLSISTPSSIIFSPLQSTLFKLKSKKTLAIVASTNTNNNNNSSSNSSSVDCQFSGLTAPLVPRTPVGKLLSSTLQNEIEWFHEVVEQELMKMSYIRDDTINRMNLSLCSDEAILHRRISELRELECRNAVEEVMYMLIVYKFSKIGVHLVPKLSKCMYNGRLEIWPCKDWELESIHSSGILEIVKFHLSAIVGWEDKLNVKDKWALTQAELLHIRVVYAASIRFGYFLKSASLRYDLEQSFDHINSDLGSITTSSNLLFSRSWPSKQKSVLFGRVSDAGSTSGGPVSVIEQEKQENLMSYVMSLDHETVQMCTKPKFKETMNLIEKQCAALFGDDCDEVVLTSLASMKRFVLEAVAFGSFLWDAEDYVRAFYRLEEN